The genomic window GCGCCGGCTGGCTGCTGGTCGATACCGGCACCTATGAGCAGGTGTCCGCCGAGGTCGAGCAGCTTGCGAGCGACGGCAATCCGTTCCGCTTCTCCGCGCGCGAGATTCTCGGTCTTTCCGCTTACCGGCTGAAGGATTACGCCCGCGCGCAGGAATGGTTCGAGGCAATTTCCAACGACCCGGAAGCCCCGCGCAACGTGCTCAATCGCGCCCAGATCATGCTCGAGGTGATGACCGCCGATGGCAATGTCACCGAAAGCGCTACCGGCTGACCGGAGCATTTCGCAGTCAGGTGGAGCCACCTGACGCCCGCGTGAATGCGGCAAACACGACCGTCAGGAGAAACATTTCATGAGTTTCAAGGTCGCCATCGTCGGAAGACCGAATGTCGGTAAATCGACGCTGTTCAACCGTCTGGTCGGACAGAAGCTGGCGCTTGTCGACGACACGCCGGGGGTTACCCGCGATCGCCGGCCGGGCGAGGCGCGGCTTTCGGACCTGCGCTTCACCATCATCGATACCGCCGGCCTTGAGGAGGCCGCCGCCGATACGCTGCCGGGACGCATGCGCGCCCAGACCGAGGCGGCGATCGACGAGGCCGACCTGTCGCTGTTCGTCGTCGACGCCAAGGCCGGGCTGACGCCTGCCGACAATACGCTGGCTGAAATGGTGCGCCGGCGCGGCAAGCCTGTCGTGCTGGTCGCCAACAAGGCCGAGGCGCGCGGCTCCGACGCCGGTTTCTACGACGCCTTCACGCTCGGGCTCGGCGAACCCTGCCCGATTTCCGCCGAACACGGCCAGGGCATGCACGATCTGCGCGAGGCGATCATTGCGGCGATCGGCGAGGAACGGGCCTTCCCCAAGGAAGAGCCGGTCGAGGAAGCTCGCACCGATGTGATGCTGACCAAGGAAGAGGCCGAGAACCCGGAAGAGGTCGCCCCCTATGACGACACCAAGCCGCTCCGGGTTGCAATCGTCGGCCGCCCGAATGCGGGCAAGTCGACGCTGATCAACCGCTATCTCGGCGAGGAGCGGCTGCTGACCGGGCCGGAGGCGGGGATCACCCGCGATTCGATCTCCGTGGAGTGGGAGTGGCGCGGCCGGCCGATCAGGCTGTTCGACACCGCCGGGATGCGCCGCAAGGCGCGGGTCGTCGAAAAGCTCGAAAAGCTCTCGGTCTCCGATGCGTTGCGCGCGATCCGTTTTGCCGAATGCGTGGTGATCGTCTTCGACGCCACCATTCCGTTCGAGAAGCAGGACCTGCAGATCGTCGATCTCGTCATCCGCGAGGGCCGCGCCGCCGTGCTCGCCTTCAACAAATGGGATCTGATCGAGGATCGTCAGGCCGTGCTTGCCGATCTGCGCGAGAAGACGGACCGGCTGCTGCCACAGGCGCGCGGCCTTCGCGCCGTGCCGATTTCCGGCGAGCGCGGAACCGGCCTCGACAAGCTGATGCAGGCGATCGCCGATACCGACAAGGTCTGGAACAGCCGCATCTCCACGGCAAGGCTCAACCGCTGGCTCGACGTGCAGACCGTCAGCCATCCCCCGCCCGCCGTTTCCGGCAGGCGGTTGCGGATGAAATACATGACCCAGGTGAAGACCCGCCCGCCGGCCTTCATGATCTCATGCACCAGGCCGGAGGCTGTGCCGGAAAGCTATATCCGCTATCTGACCAATGGCCTGCGCAATGATTTCCAGATGCCGGGCGTGCCGATCCGTATCCACTTCCGCGCCGGCGAAAATCCGTTCGAGCACAAGCGCAAGAAGAAGCGCTGACTGGCGCGATCAGCCGTCGTGCGCGCTGGTCACGTTCTGGTAGAACTGGATGGCGGCCGCTTCCCAGGTATAGGTCGCGGCCAGTTCGCGCGCCTTTTCCGGGGAGCATTCAAGGGCTTTCAGGCAGGCGGCCTTGAGGTCGTCGTCGAGGACGCCCGCCTGATCATGTCCGCCGAGGATATCCGCCGGACCGCTGACCGGAAAGGCTGCGACCGGAATGCCGCATGACAGCGCCTCGATCGTGGTATTGCCGAATGTGTCGGTCTTCGAGGTGAACACGAAGACGTCGGCCTCGGCATAGGCCTTTGCCAGTTCCTCGCCTTTCAGCATGCCGAGGAAATGCGCCTTCGGGTATTTCTCTTCGAGCTCGCGCCGGGCGGGGCCGTCGCCGACGATCACGGTGCTGCCCGGCATGTCGAGCGAGAGCAGGGCCTCAAGGTTCTTTTCGACCGCGACGCGCGCGACCGTCAGGAAGATCGGCCGGGGAAGGCCGCCGAACGGGGCATCGGACTTCGGTCGCGGGTAAAACAGCGTATTGTCGATCCCCCGGCTCCACTGCATCAGGTTTCTGAAACCATGGGCCTCAAGCTCGCGGGCGAGGCTTTCGGTCGCGACCATGCAGCCATTGCCGGCATTGTGGAAATTGCGCATGACGGAATAGAGCAGGCCGAGCGGAATGGGCAGGCGGGCGGAAACATATTCCGGAAACTTCGTGTGGTAGCTCGTCGAAAAGCGGCAATCT from Martelella sp. NC20 includes these protein-coding regions:
- the der gene encoding ribosome biogenesis GTPase Der gives rise to the protein MSFKVAIVGRPNVGKSTLFNRLVGQKLALVDDTPGVTRDRRPGEARLSDLRFTIIDTAGLEEAAADTLPGRMRAQTEAAIDEADLSLFVVDAKAGLTPADNTLAEMVRRRGKPVVLVANKAEARGSDAGFYDAFTLGLGEPCPISAEHGQGMHDLREAIIAAIGEERAFPKEEPVEEARTDVMLTKEEAENPEEVAPYDDTKPLRVAIVGRPNAGKSTLINRYLGEERLLTGPEAGITRDSISVEWEWRGRPIRLFDTAGMRRKARVVEKLEKLSVSDALRAIRFAECVVIVFDATIPFEKQDLQIVDLVIREGRAAVLAFNKWDLIEDRQAVLADLREKTDRLLPQARGLRAVPISGERGTGLDKLMQAIADTDKVWNSRISTARLNRWLDVQTVSHPPPAVSGRRLRMKYMTQVKTRPPAFMISCTRPEAVPESYIRYLTNGLRNDFQMPGVPIRIHFRAGENPFEHKRKKKR
- a CDS encoding glycosyltransferase family 4 protein; protein product: MLEPAKRLTLVSDAWHPQVNGVVRTIENTNRELAKMGVEVTMITPDMFRNIGMPTYPEIRLALASYRHVARLIEESRPDYVHIATEGPLGYKARRWCRSRDCRFSTSYHTKFPEYVSARLPIPLGLLYSVMRNFHNAGNGCMVATESLARELEAHGFRNLMQWSRGIDNTLFYPRPKSDAPFGGLPRPIFLTVARVAVEKNLEALLSLDMPGSTVIVGDGPARRELEEKYPKAHFLGMLKGEELAKAYAEADVFVFTSKTDTFGNTTIEALSCGIPVAAFPVSGPADILGGHDQAGVLDDDLKAACLKALECSPEKARELAATYTWEAAAIQFYQNVTSAHDG